A window of Thermosynechococcus sp. NK55a contains these coding sequences:
- the speY gene encoding homospermidine biosynthesis protein yields MSAFATPITPAPIPDNITLTELIDKYFTAYNSARLREICQLLSQRVFQPEVTVGLSLSGAMTPTGLGISALAPLVRAGFVDYIISTGANLYHDIHYALGMDLYAAHPFVDDVQLRKESKIRIYDIIFDYDVLLETDAFLRQVLRSETFQRRMGTAEFHYHLGRYVCELEVQRGQPHSCLLATAYECGVPIYTSSPGDSSIGMNVAAIALEGSKLMIDPAIDVNETAAIAYFAREAAEGKGKSAALIIGGGSPKNFLLQTQPQIHEVLGLEERGHDYFIQITDARPDTGGLSGAVPSEAVSWGKVDPQGLRDTVVCYTDSTIALPILTAYCLNRCQPRPLKRLYDRRGEMVERLQQLYLQAQLQHKVKELPTEAPVATYPCGTPIRRR; encoded by the coding sequence ATGTCTGCATTTGCTACCCCCATTACCCCCGCACCCATTCCCGACAACATCACCTTAACAGAACTTATTGACAAATACTTCACCGCCTATAACTCAGCACGGCTACGGGAAATTTGCCAACTCCTGAGTCAACGGGTGTTTCAGCCAGAGGTGACGGTTGGCCTGAGCCTCTCAGGGGCGATGACCCCCACGGGGTTGGGCATCTCAGCCTTAGCGCCTTTAGTGCGGGCTGGCTTTGTCGATTACATTATTAGCACTGGGGCAAACCTCTACCACGATATTCACTATGCCCTAGGCATGGATCTCTATGCGGCCCATCCTTTTGTCGATGATGTGCAACTGCGCAAGGAAAGCAAAATCCGCATTTATGACATTATCTTTGACTACGATGTGCTCCTGGAAACCGATGCCTTTTTGCGGCAGGTGCTGCGCAGTGAAACGTTCCAACGCCGCATGGGTACAGCTGAGTTTCACTATCACTTGGGGCGCTATGTGTGCGAACTGGAGGTGCAGCGGGGACAGCCCCATTCCTGTTTGTTGGCCACGGCCTATGAGTGCGGTGTGCCCATCTACACCTCCTCCCCGGGGGATAGCTCCATTGGCATGAATGTGGCGGCGATCGCCCTCGAAGGGTCGAAACTGATGATTGACCCCGCCATTGATGTCAATGAAACCGCAGCCATTGCCTACTTTGCCCGTGAAGCCGCTGAGGGCAAAGGCAAAAGTGCCGCCTTGATTATTGGTGGTGGGAGCCCGAAAAACTTCCTGCTGCAAACCCAGCCGCAAATCCACGAAGTGTTGGGGCTCGAGGAACGGGGGCACGATTACTTTATCCAGATTACCGATGCCCGTCCGGATACCGGTGGCCTGTCGGGTGCTGTGCCCAGTGAAGCTGTCAGTTGGGGTAAAGTGGATCCCCAAGGGTTGCGGGATACCGTCGTTTGCTACACCGATAGCACGATCGCCCTCCCCATTCTCACCGCCTACTGCCTCAATCGCTGTCAACCCCGTCCTCTGAAGCGGCTCTACGATCGCCGCGGCGAAATGGTCGAGCGCCTCCAGCAGCTCTACCTGCAAGCCCAACTTCAGCACAAGGTGAAGGAGCTGCCCACTGAAGCGCCTGTAGCCACCTATCCCTGTGGTACGCCGATTCGTCGCCGTTAG
- a CDS encoding metal ABC transporter substrate-binding protein has translation MRGLSWLLIGILLLGGCGVPAPENRQETRPTQTHRDERPLVLTTFTVLADMAQQVAGDRLRVESLIKPGAEVHGYEFTPSDLVRGQEAALILENGLGLERWGDRFYNSLPNVPRVTLTKGISPIPIQEDAYRGQPNPHAWMSPQNALIYVENIRKALTDLDPAGAEIYAANAKAYKAQIRALDQELRQALATLPAHKRYIVTCEGAFSYLARDYDLTEVYLWPVNADQEGTPRQITRVIDIVRQQQIPAVFCESTVNANPQQQVARESGATFAGIFYVDSLSPPEGNAPTYLDLLKYNINTLIRGLSGRTTP, from the coding sequence ATGCGGGGTCTGAGTTGGTTGCTGATAGGAATTCTCTTGCTGGGTGGGTGTGGAGTCCCAGCCCCGGAGAATCGCCAAGAAACCCGCCCCACCCAAACCCATAGGGATGAACGCCCCTTAGTGCTGACCACATTTACAGTTCTTGCCGATATGGCGCAGCAGGTGGCGGGCGATCGCCTGCGGGTAGAGTCACTGATTAAACCGGGAGCGGAAGTTCACGGCTATGAATTTACCCCCAGTGACCTGGTGCGGGGACAGGAAGCCGCCCTCATTTTAGAAAATGGCCTTGGCCTCGAGCGGTGGGGCGATCGCTTCTACAACAGCCTACCGAATGTGCCCCGTGTCACGCTCACAAAGGGAATTAGCCCCATTCCCATTCAAGAGGATGCCTACCGAGGACAACCCAACCCCCATGCCTGGATGTCCCCCCAAAATGCCCTGATTTACGTTGAAAACATTCGCAAGGCTCTCACAGACCTCGATCCTGCTGGCGCCGAGATCTATGCCGCCAATGCCAAAGCCTACAAAGCCCAAATTCGCGCCCTTGATCAGGAGCTACGTCAGGCCCTTGCTACCCTTCCTGCCCACAAACGCTACATTGTCACCTGTGAAGGTGCCTTCTCCTACCTGGCGCGAGACTATGACCTGACGGAAGTGTATCTCTGGCCAGTGAATGCCGATCAGGAGGGGACACCCCGCCAAATTACGCGGGTGATTGACATTGTGCGACAGCAACAGATTCCCGCTGTCTTTTGCGAAAGTACCGTCAATGCAAATCCCCAACAACAGGTGGCACGGGAGTCTGGCGCTACATTTGCTGGCATTTTCTATGTGGATTCCCTATCACCCCCTGAGGGGAATGCCCCGACCTACCTTGACCTACTCAAGTACAACATCAACACCCTTATCCGTGGTCTCAGCGGGAGGACAACCCCATGA
- a CDS encoding metal ABC transporter ATP-binding protein, with protein MISSPAIDLQDVTVAYHRHLALHGATLQLPAGTICGVVGMNGAGKSTLFKAIMGFVKPIRGQVRIHGLPRQQVQRQSLVAYVPQSEDVDWQFPLRVWDVVMMGRYGKMNWLRQPRGRDRQRVQESLEQVELWPLRQRQIGELSGGQKKRMFLARAFAQEAQVLLLDEPFAGVDVKTEKLMIALLMAEREKGHTILISTHDLSSMTTFCDQVVLVNRSILAYGRTSEVFTPENLARAFEGSLRIPRRWD; from the coding sequence ATGATTTCTAGCCCTGCCATTGATTTACAAGATGTAACGGTGGCCTATCATCGCCATCTTGCCCTCCATGGGGCAACGCTGCAACTGCCCGCCGGCACGATCTGTGGGGTTGTGGGCATGAATGGTGCCGGTAAATCCACCCTTTTCAAGGCCATCATGGGATTTGTCAAGCCCATCCGAGGTCAGGTGCGCATTCATGGATTACCCCGCCAGCAGGTACAACGGCAGTCCCTTGTGGCCTATGTGCCCCAAAGTGAAGATGTGGATTGGCAATTTCCGCTGCGGGTCTGGGATGTGGTGATGATGGGACGCTACGGCAAGATGAACTGGCTGCGCCAACCGAGGGGGCGCGATCGCCAACGGGTACAGGAAAGCCTAGAGCAGGTGGAACTCTGGCCCTTGCGGCAGCGCCAAATTGGCGAACTCTCCGGCGGTCAAAAGAAACGGATGTTTCTTGCTCGGGCCTTTGCCCAAGAAGCACAGGTGTTGCTCTTGGATGAACCCTTTGCAGGTGTGGATGTGAAAACGGAGAAACTGATGATTGCTCTCCTCATGGCAGAGCGGGAGAAAGGGCACACAATTCTCATCTCTACCCACGATCTCTCCTCGATGACTACCTTCTGTGATCAGGTGGTGCTGGTGAACCGTAGTATCCTAGCCTATGGCCGCACCAGTGAAGTATTTACGCCAGAAAATCTAGCGCGCGCCTTCGAGGGATCCCTGAGGATCCCCCGGCGCTGGGACTAA